A window of Numida meleagris isolate 19003 breed g44 Domestic line unplaced genomic scaffold, NumMel1.0 unplaced_Scaffold2049, whole genome shotgun sequence genomic DNA:
TTTGCAGATACTGTTCTCAGCGTGATTCCCTTTTTGAAGCTCTTTACTAGTTGAGTCCTTCCGGGCATGACCAAGCTACTCCAAACAAGACAGTACCTTGTTGCTAGTCAAATGTGGGCATGACCAAGCTACTCCAAACAAGACAGTACCTGCTCCTAATGAAACACAAACATAGTTCAGGAAGCAGACGCTCCACGCTCCCAGCCGCCCCCGCCGGCCTTTCTCGGGCTCCTCGAGCGGCGACACCAGCCCCATGGGCGGCAGCAGCCTGCCGGGCCCTGGCTTCGGGGAGCCCTCGGGTTGCCGTGTCCCCGGGCAGCAGCACGCCACCCGTTCCCGCTGCCGGGATTCTGGCCGGGGAAACGGCTCGGCCGCACAGCGCTCCACGTCCCGACACGCTGCCCTCCCGCCTGCTCCTCTCGCTGGGGAACTGCAGGCGGGCAGCTGCTTTCTCTTGTACCGGAGAAGCACTCGCAGCCGTTCCCAGACCCTCGCGCACGCGGCCGTGCGGCAGGCTGCACCGCACGACCCGAAAAGCCCAGATCGCAGCAGCTCCAGTCCCGCTACCCGTGCACAAGCACCCACCACTCGCAGCAAGGACCAACCCCGAGTGACACCGGCGAAGGGCGCAGCCCTGGGGcggagctgctggcagaggcGGGGAGGAGGTGCCGCGGGCGGAGCAGAGCCGGGGCTGTCGGGGGCAGCGCTGCGCGGGCAGCGGAGCGGCGGGATGTGGCAGTGCCGGGCCGCGGGGCTGGCGGGGCTGGTCGCGGTGCTCGTCGGTGAGAGGGGCTGCTGTCGGCGGGACGGGACCGGGGGCTGCCCGGAGTGGCGCGCATCTCTGGTCCTTCGGCTTCTTTCCGACCTCGTGACCCTCTCTTCACCTTTCTGTTGGAATAAGGGGATTTACTGagtttgcttcttgttttcttcttggcagTGTATGTGAGCAGAGCCCAAGTGCAGCAGGAGCCTTCGGCAGAGACCAGCGAGGGCACCGCCATCAACATCACCTGCTCGCACCCCAACATACAGTCTTATAATTTAATCAACTGGTACCGTCAGCTCCCGGGCCGAGGTCCCGCATTCATCGAGTTCATTCAGCAAGGCTCCAAGGAGGTGCGGGACCCGGCAGGGCGGCTGCGGGTGTCGGCAGACCGCCGCTCCAGCGCCCTGTGGCTCACCCAGCCCAGGCTCGGGGACGCGGCGGTGTATTACTGCGCCCTAGACGCACAGAGACAGGAGTTAGGGCTGCGGCCGGGCACAAACTGTGGCGGGCGGGGAGGGGCGGTGCCGGGCGGAGCGGTAGCACAGTCCCGTCCTGGCCCGCAGGGGGCG
This region includes:
- the LOC110390802 gene encoding uncharacterized protein LOC110390802 translates to MGGSSLPGPGFGEPSGCRVPGQQHATRSRCRDSGRGNGSAAQRSTSRHAALPPAPLAGELQAGSCFLLYRRSTRSRSQTLAHAAVRQAAPHDPKSPDRSSSSPATRAQAPTTRSKDQPRVTPAKGAALGRSCWQRRGGGAAGGAEPGLSGAALRGQRSGGMWQCRAAGLAGLVAVLVVYVSRAQVQQEPSAETSEGTAINITCSHPNIQSYNLINWYRQLPGRGPAFIEFIQQGSKEVRDPAGRLRVSADRRSSALWLTQPRLGDAAVYYCALDAQRQELGLRPGTNCGGRGGAVPGGAVAQSRPGPQGALPLLP